A segment of the Georgenia sp. M64 genome:
CCCTCCCGGGCCCTGCGCGAGGCGCTGGCCGCGGGCGCGGCCGACGCCCGTCAGGCCTACGCCGACCTCGCCCGGTTCCTCGGCGAGGAGCTCGCACCCGACGCGCCGGAGGCCGACGCGGTAGGACGCGAGCGCTACGCCCTGTGGTCGCGCTACTTCCTCGGCGCCGCCGTCGACCTCGACGAGACCTACGAGTGGGGGCTGGGCGAGCTGGCCCGCATCGTCGCCGAGCAGGAGGCGGTGGCCGAGCAGCTCTACGGCCGGGGCACCGGCGTCACCGAGGCCATGGCACGCCTCGACGCCGACCCCGCCCGGATGCTCCACGGGACCGACGCGCTGCGGGCGTGGATGCAGCGGACCTCCGACGAGGCCGTCGCGGCACTCGCGGACACCCACTTCGACATCCCCGCCCCGGTCCGGCGCCTCGAGTGCCTCATCGCGCCCACCCAGTCCGGCGGCATCTACTACACCGGGCCGAGCTCGGACTTCACGCGACCCGGACGCATGTGGTGGGCGGTGCCGGCCGGGGTGACGGAGTTCGCCACGTGGCGCGAGCGCACGACCGTCTACCACGAGGGCGTCCCGGGCCACCACCTCCAGATCGGCCAGACCGTCTACCGGGCCGACACCCTCAACACCTGGCGGCGCCAGGGGTCGTGGGTCAGCGGCCACGGCGAGGGCTGGGCCCTGTACGCCGAGCGCCTCATGGCCGACCTGGGCTTCCTCGACGACCCGGGCGACCGGATGGGCATGCTCGACGGGCAGCGGCTGCGGGCCGCCCGGGTGGTCCTCGACATCGGCGTGCACCTGGGCAAGGAGGCCCCGGCCGAGTGGGGCGGCGGGACGTGGGACGCGGCGAGGGCGTGGCCGTTCCTCACCGCCAACGCCAACATGCCCGAGCCGTTCCTCGCCTTCGAGCTCGACCGCTACCTCGGCTGGCCCGGCCAGGCGCCGAGCTACAAGATCGGCCAGCGCCTGTGGGAGGAGATCCGCGAGTCCTCCCGGGCGGCCGAGCCCGAGACCTTCGACCTGCGGGCCTTCCACCGGCGCGCCCTCGACGTCGGCTCGGTGGGGCTGGACGTCCTGCGCGAGGCACTGCTCGGCTGAGGTGCGGCCGGCCACCCGGCCGTGCCCGGTCCGCGCCCGGTCCGGCCCCCGAACCGCCCCTGCCGGGCACGCACGCGCCGCTAGAGTCGCGCCATGGCGCAGCCTGACGCGAACCCGCCCGCGCGCCCGGCGATGTCCGACTCCACGCCGGCGCCGACCGCGCCGGTCGACCCGCCGCTGCCCGGGGCGCTGCGCGCGGGCCGGCTGGTGTGGCTGGTGAGCATCGCGGCGGGGCTCATCGCCGCCGGCTTCGCCGTCGTCGCCCGGGAGGAGAACCGGTCCCGGGTGGTGACCATGCTCGCCGACCTCGACCCGGCACGGCCGGCCGGGGAGGTCGAGAGCCTGGCCACGACGGTGCTGTGGGCGACGATCGGCGCACTCGTGGTGGTGACCGCGGTCGAGGCGCTGCTGCTGCACCGGCTGGTCCGCCGGCGGCGCGGCACGAGGGCCGTCCAGGCGGTCGTCCTGGCGGCGCACGTGCCGCTGGCTCTGCTCGCGGAGGGCTTCCTCGCCGAGCCGGGCCCGGCCGGGACGACGACGCGGGTCCTCGTGCTGGGCCAGCTCGCCTCAGCCGGCCTGGCGTTCCTCGTCACCCTCCTGGCCCGGTCGCGTCCCTAGGGCCAGCCACGACGCGGTCGCGGCCTCCTCGGCGAGCCCGGCGAGCACCCCCTCGCAGCTGCGCGCGACCTGCTCGCACACCTGGGCGGTCGCCCGGTCGCTGAAGGGGCTCGCGCCGAGGGACCGCCACCGTCGCAGCTCGTCCAGGGCGGCGGCGCGCATCGCCCCGACCGGTGCCGCGGCCTCCATCCCCAGCCGCTCGGCGGCCGTGGTGCCCCGCCCGCCGAGGACCCGCACGGCGTCGGCCTCGACGCCGGCGGGCAGGCCCAGCCCGCCGGTGCGGGCACGGGCGAGGAGGCGCAGCTCCTCCAGCTCGTGCGCTCCCGCGCGGAAGCGCTCCAGGGCGCGCTCGAGGCCGTCGGTGCCCGCCCGCGGCCGGGCCCGCAGCATCCGCTCGACCGCGACGACGGCGGTGCGGGCCTTGAGGTCCTCCGCCCGGGCCTGGAAGTGGTCCTCCACCACCCGGACCAGCTCACCGAGCCCCGAACGGCGGGCCAGCTCGCCCGCCAGCCGGGTCGGCTGGGCCACGCCACCGCGCAGGAGGACCAGCGCCAGGCGGACGCCGAACACCCCGAAGCGGTCGAGCAGGGCGGCACGCTCGGCCTGGTCGACCGGCGCCTCGGCGGTGGCGAACCGGTCGGCCGAGACGAGGAGCCGCTCGGTGTCGGCGCGCTCGAGCGCCGCGAGCGTGCTGAGCGCGTCGAACTCGCTCTGGCGCAGCGTCCGGGCGCTCTGTGCCAGCAGACCCGCCACCGGCACCACCGCCACGGCGAGCTCGCGCAGGGCGGGGTCCTCGCGGGCCCGGGAGGCGATGTCCCGCGCCGAGACGAGGGCGTCGAGCCGGCCGGCGCCGATCTCGTCCGCCCGGGAGAGCACGGCGACGGCGTTGGCGCTGCCCCCGGCGGCGTCCCGGAAGGCCTCGAGGAACGCGGTGTCCGCCGCACGGAGGTGGCGCATGAGGTAGACGACGGCGTCCGCCTCGGCCGGCACGTCCTCGGGCGTGAGGGCGGCCGCGGTCCGGGCGGAGACCTCGGTGGAGAGCGAGGACGTCCCCGGGGTGTCGATGAGCACGAGGTCGCGAAGCGCCCGGGCGGGCCACTCGACGACCAGGCGCTCGACCTCCTCCGGTGCCGTCCCGCCCAGGTCGAGCCGCAGCCGACCGTCCTCGCGCCGCACGGGCAGCGCCCGGGAGGGCCCCCCGCCCACCGGCACCAGGGTGACCGACGGCGCCGCGCCGTACCGGTACCAGGTGACCACCCGCGTGCACTCCCCCGCGTCGGTCGGGGCGATCTCCTCCCCGACGACGGCGTTGATGAGCGTGGAC
Coding sequences within it:
- a CDS encoding DUF885 domain-containing protein, with translation MTETTRTPTPVDAVAEEHVRRTVELDPLFATELGVPGHDDRLPDLSPAGLDEVTALARSTLAALDAVAPVDDVDRVTVAAMRERLGLEIELAEAGEDLRSLNVIASPVQALRDVFDLMPTNSAEDWEKVAARLSRLPEALEGYQESLRTAQGAGHVAALRQVTACLRQADELADTDTSFFTRLVRGATTDGEVPSRALREALAAGAADARQAYADLARFLGEELAPDAPEADAVGRERYALWSRYFLGAAVDLDETYEWGLGELARIVAEQEAVAEQLYGRGTGVTEAMARLDADPARMLHGTDALRAWMQRTSDEAVAALADTHFDIPAPVRRLECLIAPTQSGGIYYTGPSSDFTRPGRMWWAVPAGVTEFATWRERTTVYHEGVPGHHLQIGQTVYRADTLNTWRRQGSWVSGHGEGWALYAERLMADLGFLDDPGDRMGMLDGQRLRAARVVLDIGVHLGKEAPAEWGGGTWDAARAWPFLTANANMPEPFLAFELDRYLGWPGQAPSYKIGQRLWEEIRESSRAAEPETFDLRAFHRRALDVGSVGLDVLREALLG
- a CDS encoding dynamin family protein, yielding MSAATLAAARALVADALDVLGEDAADRAALTGLARRLDEPLRIAVAGMVKAGKSTLINAVVGEEIAPTDAGECTRVVTWYRYGAAPSVTLVPVGGGPSRALPVRREDGRLRLDLGGTAPEEVERLVVEWPARALRDLVLIDTPGTSSLSTEVSARTAAALTPEDVPAEADAVVYLMRHLRAADTAFLEAFRDAAGGSANAVAVLSRADEIGAGRLDALVSARDIASRAREDPALRELAVAVVPVAGLLAQSARTLRQSEFDALSTLAALERADTERLLVSADRFATAEAPVDQAERAALLDRFGVFGVRLALVLLRGGVAQPTRLAGELARRSGLGELVRVVEDHFQARAEDLKARTAVVAVERMLRARPRAGTDGLERALERFRAGAHELEELRLLARARTGGLGLPAGVEADAVRVLGGRGTTAAERLGMEAAAPVGAMRAAALDELRRWRSLGASPFSDRATAQVCEQVARSCEGVLAGLAEEAATASWLALGTRPGQEGDEERQAG